A DNA window from Pyrus communis chromosome 3, drPyrComm1.1, whole genome shotgun sequence contains the following coding sequences:
- the LOC137729585 gene encoding protein ALP1-like: MDETFLLMLSNLLHLHNSIDPTTSLLSTTPTTAAAASSSPTTSSSPTPTSLLASSSAAPLLFFTIASVLSFIATSRTKPSSSSQNPPPASSDTAAASAFSVSAFRALSTEHIWSLEAPLRDAQWRSLYGLSYPVFTTVVEKLKPHIALSNLSLPSDYAVAMVLSRLSHGFSAQTLASRYSLDPYLVSKITNMVTRLLATKLYPEFIKIPISRRRLIETTQAFEELTSLPNMCGAIDGSPIKLHKHNLPGNYKCRYGYPSVLLEVVADHKKIFWDVCVKAPGGTDDATHFRDSLLYNKLTSGDVWEKIINVRGHHVRPYIVGDWCYPLMSFMLTPFSRNGMGTPAQNLFDGMLMKGRSAVVEAIGLLKGRWKILQDLNVGINHVPQTIVACCVLHNLCQIAREPEPELWKDPDESGPPPRVLESEKDSYYYGESLRQALADDLHQRLSSR; encoded by the coding sequence atggatgaaaCGTTTCTCCTGATGCTGTCAAACCTCCTCCATCTCCACAACTCAATCGACCCAACAACTTCCCTCCTCTCCACCACCCCCACAACCGCCGCCGCCGCATCTTCCTCccccaccacctcctcctcccccacccccacctccctcctcgcctcctcctccgccgcccCTCTCCTCTTCTTCACCATCGCCTCCGTCCTCTCCTTCATCGCCACCTCCCGCACCAAACCCTCCTCCTCATCTCAAAACCCACCCCCCGCCTCCAGCGACACCGCCGCCGCATCCGCCTTTTCCGTCTCCGCCTTCCGAGCCCTCTCCACCGAACACATCTGGTCCCTAGAAGCCCCTCTCCGCGATGCCCAATGGCGGTCCCTCTACGGCCTCTCCTACCCTGTCTTCACTACCGTCGTCGAGAAGCTCAAACCCCACATCGCCCTCTCCAATCTCTCCCTCCCCTCTGACTACGCTGTCGCCATGGTCCTTTCCCGCCTCTCCCACGGCTTCTCCGCCCAAACCCTTGCCTCCCGCTACTCCCTCGATCCATACCTCGTCTCCAAGATTACCAACATGGTCACCCGCCTCCTCGCCACCAAGCTGTACCCTGAGTTTATCAAGATTCCCATCTCCCGCCGCAGGCTAATTGAAACCACCCAGGCTTTCGAGGAGCTTACGTCGCTCCCCAACATGTGTGGCGCCATTGACGGCAGCCCAATCAAGCTCCATAAGCACAATTTGCCCGGAAACTACAAATGCCGATATGGGTACCCTTCGGTTTTGCTCGAGGTCGTGGCGGATCACAAGAAAATCTTCTGGGATGTGTGTGTGAAAGCCCCTGGCGGCACAGACGACGCCACCCATTTCAGAGATAGTCTTTTGTACAATAAGCTGACTTCCGGCGATGTTTGGGAGAAGATAATCAATGTGAGGGGTCATCATGTGAGGCCTTACATTGTTGGGGACTGGTGCTACCCCTTGATGTCCTTTATGCTGACACCTTTTTCGCGGAATGGGATGGGGACTCCTGCCCAGAACCTGTTCGACGGAATGCTTATGAAGGGGAGGTCTGCTGTGGTTGAGGCAATTGGGCTGCTTAAAGGGAGGTGGAAGATTCTGCAGGACCTCAATGTGGGTATTAATCATGTGCCTCAGACCATTGTTGCTTGTTGCGTGTTGCATAACTTGTGCCAAATTGCGAGGGAGCCTGAACCGGAGCTCTGGAAGGACCCGGATGAGAGTGGGCCGCCGCCCAGGGTGCTTGAAAGCGAGAAGGATTCTTACTACTATGGGGAAAGCTTGAGGCAAGCATTGGCAGATGATTTGCATCAGAGGCTTTCGTCGAGATAA
- the LOC137729584 gene encoding pentatricopeptide repeat-containing protein At5g39710, giving the protein MPLPKHHIYKLPSLHRSPSDAALADKAITYLKRHPQHLTSLSSHFTPEAASCVLLKSQFDQTLTLNFLNWARNRQFLTFPCKCLALHILTRFKLYKSAQSLAEDVALNTVDDGGSLVFQCLADSFHSCNSSSAVFDLVVKSYSHLNFIDKAMNIVSLAKVHGFMPGVLSYNAILDAIIRSKGSVKFAEEVWSEMIRNGVSPNVYTYNILIRGCSGAGNLEMGLYFFGEMERNGCLPNVVTYNTLIDAYCKLKRIDEAFELFRSMAFKGLEPNLISYNVVINGLCQEGRMNETIQVLDEMKRKGFVPDEVTGNTLISGYCKAGNFHQALVLQEDMQRNGLSPNVVTYTALINAMCKAKNLKRAMEFFDQMRISGLRPNERTYTTLIDGFSQQGFLNEAYGVLNEMIGSGFSPSIVTCNALINGYCLLGRMEEAIGVIQDMIGKGLFPDVVSYSTIITGYCRHKELESAFRMKQEMVEKGVSPDAVTYSSLIQGVCQQRRLVEACDLFQEMLSMGMRPDEFTYTTLINAYCVEGDLIKALELNNEMIQKGFLPDVVTYSVLINGLNKQARTREAKRLLLKLFYEESVPDDVTYNTLIENCTNSEFKSVVALVKGFCMKGLMKEADQVFETMIKRKYKPNEAVYDVIIHGHCRGGSVQKAYNLYKEMLHFGFIPHTVTVIALIKELFTEGMNKELNQVIGNMLRSSQVSDAELAKLLVEVNHKEGNMDAVFNVLSEMAKDGLLPNSGVAACAGG; this is encoded by the coding sequence ATGCCCCTCCCGAAACATCATATTTACAAGCTACCTTCACTTCACCGGTCCCCCTCCGACGCCGCCCTCGCCGACAAGGCAATCACCTACCTCAAACGCCACCCTCAACACCTCACTTCTCTATCTTCCCATTTTACCCCAGAGGCAGCCTCCTGCGTCCTCCTCAAGTCCCAATTCgaccaaaccctaaccctaaatttCCTCAACTGGGCTCGAAACCGCCAATTCCTGACCTTCCCATGCAAGTGCCTGGCGCTCCACATCCTCACCCGCTTCAAGCTCTACAAGTCCGCTCAATCCCTCGCGGAGGACGTTGCCCTCAACACCGTCGACGATGGGGGCAGTTTGGTCTTTCAGTGCCTCGCTGACTCCTTTCATAGCTGCAATTCGAGCTCGGCGGTCTTTGACTTGGTGGTGAAGTCTTACTCTCACTTGAATTTCATTGATAAAGCAATGAACATTGTTAGTTTAGCTAAAGTTCATGGATTTATGCCTGGTGTGCTGTCGTATAATGCAATTTTAGATGCAATTATTAGGTCGAAAGGGTCGGTTAAATTTGCAGAAGAGGTGTGGAGTGAGATGATTAGGAATGGGGTCTCTCCGAATGTGTATACTTACAATATTTTGATTAGGGGTTGCAGCGGGGCGGGGAATTTGGAAATGGGGTTGTATTTTTTCGgtgaaatggaaagaaatggcTGTTTGCCGAATGTGGTTACTTATAATACATTGATTGATGCCTATTGCAAGTTGAAGAGGATTGATGAGGCGTTTGAACTGTTCAGATCGATGGCGTTCAAGGGTTTGGAGCCAAATTTGATTTCTTATAATGTGGTAATCAATGGCTTGTGTCAAGAAGGCAGGATGAACGAGACAATTCAGGTCCTTGATGAGATGAAAAGAAAAGGTTTTGTTCCTGATGAGGTGACTGGTAATACACTCATTAGTGGATATTGCAAGGCAGGCAATTTTCATCAagcacttgttttgcaagaggATATGCAGAGGAATGGCTTGTCTCCAAATGTTGTCACATATACAGCATTGATTAACGCCATGTGTAAGGCTAAGAATTTGAAACGAGCAATGGAGTTTTTTGATCAGATGCGTATTAGTGGACTTCGTCCAAATGAGAGGACGTATACTACATTGATTGATGGCTTCTCTCAACAGGGGTTCTTAAATGAAGCTTACGGTGTTCTGAATGAAATGATTGGGAGTGGATTTTCACCTTCGATTGTGACTTGCAATGCCCTTATCAATGGATACTGCTTATTAGGGAGGATGGAGGAGGCCATTGGAGTTATACAAGACATGATAGGTAAAGGTTTGTTCCCTGATGTAGTAAGTTATAGTACTATTATAACTGGGTATTGTCGGCATAAGGAATTGGAGAGCGCATTTCGAATGAAGCAGGAGATGGTGGAGAAGGGTGTATCACCTGATGCAGTTACCTATTCATCACTCATTCAAGGTGTCTGTCAGCAAAGAAGACTAGTTGAAGCTTGTGATCTGTTCCAAGAAATGTTAAGCATGGGTATGCGTCCTGATGAATTTACGTACACAACCTTGATCAATGCTTACTGTGTGGAAGGGGACTTAATCAAGGCTCTAGAGTTGAATAATGAAATGATACAAAAAGGTTTCTTACCTGATGTTGTTACATACAGTGTGCTTATTAACGGACTTAACAAACAAGCTCGGACAAGGGAAGCAAAGAGGCTTCTGCTCAAGTTGTTTTACGAGGAGTCTGTTCCCGATGATGTCACATATAATACACTAATAGAGAACTGCACTAATAGTGAATTTAAGAGCGTGGTGGCCCTTGTAAAGGGATTCTGTATGAAGGGTTTGATGAAAGAAGCAGACCAAGTTTTTGAGACGATGATTAAGAGGAAATACAAGCCTAATGAGGCAGTTTATGATGTTATTATACATGGTCATTGTAGGGGTGGAAGTGTTCAGAAGGCATATAATCTATACAAGGAGATGTTGCATTTTGGTTTCATTCCTCATACTGTGACTGTTATTGCGTTGATTAAAGAACTTTTCACCGAGGGAATGAACAAGGAATTGAATCAAGTCATAGGGAACATGCTTAGAAGCTCTCAGGTTAGTGACGCTGAGCTTGCAAAACTACTCGTTGAAGTCAACCATAAAGAAGGAAATATGGATGCGGTATTTAATGTGCTTAGCGAAATGGCCAAGGATGGCCTCCTTCCAAATAGTGGAGTAGCAGCCTGTGCAGGGGGGTAA